The Colletotrichum higginsianum IMI 349063 chromosome 2, whole genome shotgun sequence genome has a segment encoding these proteins:
- a CDS encoding Major facilitator superfamily transporter, whose product MSSLTGPENENDAHEPATTSHSSRRPRKAGIGALLALVLLVNLAASLYQLPLSRVIERRLCREHYLVVDPSVVDQDGNVQERLCKVDSVQQGLAWIQGTMETAWIVGDFVMTIPLGFLAERYGRRTILCLNLVPRIVMPAWAVVVGYFEQTLPTKAIIASPFLSVLGGDCVFNSITYAIASGMTDDHVRRATYFGWMSSVSYVVNLLGPALASASMSLLLWLPFWIGISLLLFAIPAISLMDNASENHSHSSLSRNADDQARPLLSSPVLKARDANTSLLRSIIQRFGVLRSIIASHPRNMTLLLVSFVLTSLASSDTKLLVQYISKRYSWTFASTGYLLSAKAVVNFTLLTVIIPAVLRSSQKKSRHIQPELASHQMNMHYANICLGVSILGALAIALATQIWMLVPSLFLYALGSALPVFTLSLLKSPFIAPKRDEQRGDDVDPESHIFSIVMMVKTSGSLLGAPLMMVLWVRAISIGGAALGIPYFVSASCYLAALFVLSNLAVN is encoded by the exons ATGTCGTCTTTGACAGGTCCCGAGAACGAGAATGATGCTCACGAACCTGCGACAACGTCACATTCATCGCGCAGGCCGCGGAAAGCCGGCATCGGGGCCCTGCTTGCGCTGGTTCTGCTCGTGAACCTGGCCGCCAGCTTGTACCAGCTTCCCCTGAGCAGGGTCATCGAACGCCGCCTTTGTCGAGAGCACTATCTTGTCGTGGACCCATCAGTCGTCGACCAAGATGGCAACGTCCAAGAACGCCTATGCAAGGTCGACAGTGTCCAGCAGGGCCTAGCTTGGATCCAGGGAACGATGGAGACGGCCTGGATTGTGGGTG ACTTCGTCATGACAATTCCGCTGGGCTTCCTCGCCGAACGGTATGGGCGGCGCACCATCCTCTGTCTCAATCTTGTACCACGAATCGTCATGCCAGCGTGGGCCGTTGTCGTTGGTTATTTTGAGCAGACACTGCCAACGAAGGCCATTATTGCATCGCCATTTCTGTCCGTACTGGGTGGCGACTGTGTCTTCAACTCCATCACATACGCGATCGCATCTGGCATGACTGACGATCACGTTCGGCG CGCAACATACTTTGGCTGGATGAGCTCGGTCTCCTACGTTGTCAATTTGCTGGGTCCGGCCCTCGCATCAGCTTCTATGAGTCTACTTCTGTGGCTACCATTCTGGATCGGCATTTCCCTGCTTCTCTTCGCCATCCCCGCCATATCTCTCATGGACAACGCGTCCGAGAACCACTCTCACTCCTCATTGTCCCGTAACGCGGACGACCAAGCGAGACCTCTGCTGTCGTCTCCTGTTCTAAAGGCCCGGGACGCCAACACCTCTCTACTACGGTCTATCATTCAACGGTTCGGCGTCTTGCGGTCCATCATCGCGAGTCATCCACGAAACATGACTCTCCTGCTCGTCAGCTTCGTCCTCACGTCTCTTGCGAGCTCCGACACCAAGCTGCTGGTTCAGTACATCTCGAAGCGTTATAGCTGGACCTTTGCTTCAACGGGCTACCTCTTATCCGCAAAAGCCGTCGTTAATTTCACACTTCTGACTGTCATCATCCCCGCGGTTCTACGCTCGAGCCAAAAGAAGTCGCGGCATATACAGCCTGAACTTGCCAGTCATCAGATGAACATGCATTATGCCAACATCTGCTTGGGAGTCTCGATTCTTGGTGCTCTGGCTATAGCCCTTGCCACGCAGATCTGGATGCTGGTCCCGTCGTTGTTTCTCTATGCTCTCGGTTCTGCGCTCCCGGTGTTCACCCTCTCGCTGCTCAAATCACCTTTTATCGCCCCCAAACGTGACGAACAGAGAGGCGATGACGTGGACCCCGAATCTCACATCTTTTCTATCGTCATGATGGTCAAGACGTCAGGATCACTGCTGGGAGCACCTCTGATGATGGTGCTTTGGGTTCGGGCTATCTCAATAGGAGGCGCTGCGTTGGGAATCCCGTACTTTGTATCTGCTAGCTGTTATCTTGCTGCTCTGTTTGTACTCTCAAACCTAGCGGTCAACTAG
- a CDS encoding Phosphorylase superfamily protein: MPESVPANEFTIGWVCATQIELAAAVEMMDKVYTDPPLHPGEPQTCVFGRVGVHNIVVTCLPATHIDTVLRKMVSYLPSLHFGIFVGLGGGVPNLERGIDIRLGDVVISQPTEQGGGVIRYDLADGRVSRTGSVGPPPAAVLDALTTLEDNYLRDNTRLPQNLSRLLTIPSFASPDPDQDALYNVYSPHITGPNCANCHKGDIVQRKQRKTIGPALFLGTVASGDRVVKDGRTRDWYSHQLGGILCFDMDAARATESFPCLAIRGICDYADAHTNKLWQSYAVATATAYAKELLLTIPALPQTDSGYLTKFETPPKNREPLVTVAPVAIATVLSPSTGSVPRPRDSDNISPTRPKTLDASTKTWYDRMKEPSFACPYAKKDPLVYPSCVGRPFLTCKEPFRSRGAFDIHVSTIGCQAAMKSSLVGLASGQRRELVSRTNLVQGEHRNPILQEAQEAQGSDKRLEAQINTSLGSDDGHSTESKKWFIMWDILFPGMTRPSSPYVDDEATVSTLKIDEVTGQHTLEISLDTAETKTKIEVPGRESDATSNTQTKAKKFVNNLESPSAFASPQVDSADFSDLDSDSGHDSIFSLAESLMSLTSAGSVSVIENGYLVKEFAKLIRKDKVIMSLVSQALETESIGVLRMRNNFRRLLRHYARSLKREAKSSEHGVAATFVSQFADKISSDLFSSLPTEEKKVLGNLADQEESVDRRQKVEEFLRCRVVIEQHHEESSENEDGIEDEIEEADANEDEQYDGSLSELQHITRFLVDSLAFQTLRQRLQDFVHPSMTTELRGVLSAWLKPGGKRAKLIRQYELRNLVTELEFVPTSRIMLERKHGTASRFLGPMVELLKSNIETRTGGPWDWWPLKPTKRPLGDKEDRVLWTCLKCWQGCGDERWAEIPVEFAKRLESAMKRHPKSSPSSQFPPSHPPTTSSSSTSKSVISNTAIRPAQARGQGHTGSPPSTQTRPSITASSAIQIQTQQTLFDYRILLMVRSGSDYQLAQIGVEPLKCHQFFRDLKARYGGLRGYIRMWFSVWVYSHCDFYMCEKFEDHEFVPKKEHEFPEAFNLDYDFIPKPAERETMPPVTPHEFYRRFYACYDRTTALHFHHHCRKLSGHSGDILDKFPKKRSELEEGGDARVVFWGIYARERIAMVRVLCYNLVCVLPMLVFFFGWLSRHGPEQIQDAAVPVSVMTAMLSLFWSVFLSSIFSEPRLQT, from the exons ATGCCAGAATCCGTTCCAGCAAACGAATTCACAATCGGTTGGGTATGTGCCACTCAGATCGAGTTGGCAGCTGCCGTCGAGATGATGGACAAGGTCTACACCGACCCCCCACTTCACCCAGGCGAACCCCAGACCTGCGTCTTCGGTCGAGTTGGCGTCCATAACATCGTGGTTACCTGTCTGCCTGCTACCCATATAGATACAGTCTTAAGGAAGATGGTATCATACCTTCCTTCGCTCCACTTTGGCATCTTCGTCGGTCTTGGCGGTGGCGTCCCAAATCTCGAAAGAGGTATCGACatccgcctcggcgatgtTGTCATTAGCCAGCCAACGGAACAGGGTGGCGGAGTGATACGGTATGATCTCGCTGACGGCCGTGTTAGCCGTACAGGCAGTGTGGGACCACCACCAGCGGCAGTGCTTGATGCTCTTACTACATTGGAAGACAACTATCTTCGTGATAACACGCGGCTCCCACAAAACCTATCCAGGCTCTTGACCATTCCGTCATTTGCTTCACCGGACCCTGATCAAGACGCTCTTTACAATGTATATTCGCCGCATATAACCGGACCCAACTGTGCCAACTGTCATAAGGGCGACATAGTGCAACGAAAGCAACGGAAGACAATTGGTCCCGCTCTTTTCCTTGGAACCGTCGCGTCCGGAGACAGAGTCGTGAAGGATGGAAGGACGCGTGATTGGTACAGCCATCAGCTGGGAGGCATTCTGTGCTTTGATATGGACGCAGCCAGAGCGACCGAAAGCTTCCCTTGCCTTGCCATCCGGGGCATCTGCGACTATGCTGATGCACATACGAACAAGCTATGGCAGTCGTACGCAGTAGCTACAGCCACGGCGTATGCGAAAGAGCTGCTGCTCACCATACCAGCCCTGCCACAGACCGATTCAGGATATCTCACGAAGT TTGAAACTCCGCCGAAAAACAGGGAGCCGCTCGTCACCGTGGCGCCAGTGGCGATTGCTACTGTTCTGTCACCCTCAACTGGCTCTGTGCCCAGACCTCGCGACAGCGACAACATCTCTCCAACAAGGCCCAAGACATTGGACGCCAGCACCAAAACTTGGTATGACAGAATGAAAGAGCCGAGTTTCGCCTGCCCCTATGCAAAGAAAGATCCTCTCGTCTACCCCAGCTGTGTTGGCAGGCCATTTCTAA CTTGCAAGGAACCTTTCAGGTCCCGGGGAGCTTTCGATATTCATGTCAGCACTATTGGCTGTCAGGCAGCTATGAAATCAAGTCTTGTGGGATTGGCATCAGGCCAGAGGAGAGAGCTTGTGTCGAGGACCAATTTAGTCCAGGGAGAACACCGAAACCCGATATTACAAGAAGCTCAGGAAGCACAAGGATCAGACAAGAGGCTCGAAGCACAAATCAACACGAGCCTGGGGTCTGATGATGGGCATAGTACGGAGAGCAAGAAATGGTTCATAATGTGGGACATCCTGTTTCCTGGCATGacacgcccaagcagcccaTACGTTGACGACGAAGCTACTGTCTCTACCCTCAAAATCGACGAGGTAACTGGGCAACACACACTTGAAATATCCTTGGATACAGCCGAGACGAAGACCAAGATAGAGGTACCAGGCAGAGAGAGCGACGCAACGTCAAATACGCAAACCAAAGCCAAAAAATTCGTTAACAACTTGGAGTCGCCTTCCGCTTTTGCGAGCCCTCAGGTCGATTCTGCCGATTTCAGCGACTTGGATTCAGATTCAGGACACGATTCAATATTCTCTCTGGCAGAGTCGTTAATGAGTCTGACCTCTGCCGGTTCAGTATCTGTAATCGAGAATGGCTATCTCGTCAAGGAGTTCGCGAAACTTATCCGTAAAGACAAGGTCATCATGTCTTTGGTCAGTCAGGCTCTGGAAACGGAGTCAATCGGGGTATTGCGGATGCGCAACAACTTCCGACGTCTTTTACGGCATTACGCCAGGAGTCTCAAGAGAGAGGCGAAGAGCAGCGAACACGGCGTGGCCGCAACTTTTGTGAGCCAATTTGCCGACAAGATCTCATCAGATCTCTTCTCATCACTGCCAACCGAGGAAAAGAAGGTTCTTGGCAACCTCGCCGACCAAGAAGAGAGCGTGGATAGGAGGCAGAAAGTCGAAGAGTTTCTCCGGTGCCGCGTTGTGATAGAGCAGCATCATGAAGAGTCGTCGGAAAACGAAGATGGTATCGAGGATGAAATTGAAGAGGCCGATGCCAACGAGGACGAACAGTACGACGGTTCACTGAGCGAGCTACAGCACATCACCAGGTTTCTCGTCGACAGCCTGGCTTTCCAGACTCTCCGTCAGAGGCTCCAAGACTTCGTTCATCCTTCGATGACAACAGAACTCCGGGGCGTGTTGAGTGCTTGGCTCAAGCCCGGAGGCAAGAGAGCCAAGCTCATCAGGCAATACGAGCTCCGTAACCTGGTCACAGAACTGGAATTTGTTCCAACGTCACGAATTATGTTGGAGAGAAAGCATGGTACTGCTAGTAGATTCTTGGGGCCTATGGTAGAGCTCTTGAAAAGTAACATCGAAACTCGGACGGGAGGGCCCTGGGACTGGTGGCCCCTGAAACCTACCAAGAGACCCCTTGGAGACAAGGAGGACAGGGTTCTCTGGACATGC TTGAAATGCTGGCAGGGCTGTGGTGACGAGAGATGGGCAGAAATCCCTGTCGAGTTCGCGAAGCGTCTTGAATCGGCAATGAAGCGGCACCCCAAGTCTAGCCCATCATCACAATTTCCGCCAAGTCATCCACCCACAACATCATCGAGCAGTACCTCAAAATCTGTTATTAGCAACACAGCAATCAGGCCCGCACAGGCAAGGGGCCAAGGCCACACTGGAAGCCCTCCTTCGACCCAAACCCGGCCTTCCATCACGGCATCATCGGCCATTCAAATCCAAACTCAACAAACGTTGTTCGATTATCGGATTTTGCTGATGGTCAGGTCTGGCTCAGATTACCAATTAGCTCAAATCGGCGTGGAACCGCTCAAGTGCCATCAATTCTTTCGTGATCTCAAAGCCAGATACGGTGGTCTGCGGGGCTACATACGCATGTGGTTCAGCGTTTGGGTGTACTCGCACTGCGACTTTTATATG TGCGAAAAGTTCGAAGACCACGAGTTCGTACCAAAGAAGGAGCACGAGTTCCCTGAGGCATTCAACCTGGACTACGACTTCATCCCGAAACCTGCCGAGAGGGAAACGATGCCTCCTGTCACGCCACACGAGTTCTACAGACGCTTTTACGCGTGCTACGACCGGACCACAGCGCTGCACTTCCACCACCACTGCAGAAAGCTATCGGGGCACTCGGGcgacatcctcgacaagTTCCCCAAGAAGAGGTcggagctggaggagggcggcgacgcccgTGTTGTCTTCTGGGGAATCTACGCTCGGGAGCGGATTGCCATGGTGCGGGTGCTGTGCTATAACCTCGTCTGCGTTTTGCCGAtgctcgtcttcttcttcgggtGGCTCTCCCGACATGGGCCGGAACAGATTCAGGATGCGGCGGTGCCCGTTTCGGTCATGACTGCAATGCTGTCGCTGTTCTGGAGTGTGTTTCTGAGCAGTATCTTTAGTGAGCCGCGATTACAGACATAA
- a CDS encoding Calpain family cysteine protease, with translation MHGYSSSEESDDPRRPRPVPASNNSTDQKKKKKKKAPPQPSINHIWKKFQNKKFNKALAVLPFDPVLPPASSDKPNELLSVGYERAVEECRRKVKKIIQECRRVNMRYRDPGWDLDWDLKWEKGHCLNTLGHTKWQLSRSTLSNPSASVPKAVKRVHEIFEKPTFMKNINGGDVKQGSLGDCWLMATLTALANVEGGIERTCVEYDTRIGIYGFVFYRDGEWIYSIIDDKLYLKSPCWDSPSMQRDLLQQIDREDVERVYRKTYQTGSKALFFAQCKDQNETWVPLIQKAYAKAHGDYASLAGGWIGEGLEDLSGGVTTELLTSDILDTDGFWENELVKVNEEFLFGCSTGLLDGGYGERDGISEGHAYVVMEARTLKSGERLIKLRNPWGKVRKGIWEGAWSDGSKEWTMEVQEELGHHFGNDSVFWINYDDFLRKYQHIDRTRLFRDPAWRCAQRWIGVEVPWKSQFNEKFQIKLSKDGPLCLVLSQLDTRYFKGLQGQYVFRIHFRIHERGRPGAEDYIVRSHGNYLMDRSVSIELPDMPAGEYSIFMSVTGERDTSLPSVEDVVKRECRKRVENDKLVQTGSAYDLAHSKGTAHLQEVARLRKLKDQQRASESRQKERRKLWERRHLNREITKKQTKKNNEKRDRRKAKAEIEAKQASEVKEKEEKETKKDEAEKAKDQAVQTEDFKEKPEESPKEEPKEDKPAQTETEPSEKSKDSSEETADKPASDDKSKDSAEGDSKTGPQDDAKKDTADKPVAQPAPSPPPAAKAYDSDGDSSDSPVEDWEELYSDDDMVRKPRLAPAGPPKTREERYESDEEGLPDPWNAICIVGVRVYSMDEDLEVRVVMEGDELLEGGMGKKGEADLDNAQVNAGGEREKLEADVKAEDTQLESSKVQDEAPPKTLVDEKEDAKESERDKMDNKDVAKEANEDSKSERSVDSDRSVNTDKTVDSSEYDKLDSGASTPEVVATPEPTPLDTHKELC, from the exons ATGCACGGTTACAGCTCCTCCGAAGAGTCGGATgaccctcgtcgtcctcgccccgTCCCGGCGTCGAACAACAGTACGGaccaaaagaagaagaaaaagaagaaggcgccCCCTCAGCCATCTATCAACCATATCTGGAAGAAGTTCCAGAACAAAAAGTTTAACAAGGCACTCGCTGTGCTTCCTTTCGACCCCGTACTGCCACCCGCAAGCTCCGACAAGCCTAACGAGCTGTTGAGCGTCGGCTACGAGCGAGCCGTTGAGGAATGCCGCCGCAAAGTCAAGAAGATCATCCAGGAGTGCCGGAGGGTCAACATGCGATACCGGGACCCTGGTTGGGATTTG GACTGGGACCTGAAGTGGGAAAAGGGCCATTGCCTCAACACCCTTGGCCATACAAAATGGCAGCTCTCCAGATCGACCCTCTCCAACCCGAGCGCCTCGGTACCCAAGGCGGTCAAGCGTGTGCACGAGATCTTTGAGAAGCCCACCTTTATGAAGAacatcaacggcggcgatgtcAAACAGGGAAGCCTGGGCGACTGCTGGTTGATGGCTACGCTGACTGCCCTCGCTAatgtcgagggcggcatcgAGCGCACCTGCGTCGAGTACGACACCCGCATCGGCATTTATGGCTTTGTCTTCTACCGCGACGGCGAATGGATTTACTCCATAATCGACGACAAGCTTTACCTCAAATCCCCTTGCTGGGACTCCCCCAGCATGCAGAGAGATCTCCTTCAGCAGATCGACCGCGAAGACGTCGAGCGAGTGTATCGCAAGACGTACCAGACTGGTTCAAAGGCACTCTTCTTCGCCCAATGCAAGGACCAGAACGAGACGTGGgtgcccttgatccagaaGGCCTACGCCAAAGCTCACGGCGACTACGCCTCGCTTGCTGGTGGCTGGATCGGTGAGGGGCTGGAAGATCTCTCCGGTGGCGTCACCACTGAGCTGCTCACCTCTGACATCCTCGACACCGATGGCTTCTGGGAGAATGAGCTCGTTAAAGTCAACGAAGAATTTCTCTTTGGCTGCTCTACCGGCCTTCTAGACGGGGGCTACGGCGAAAGAGACGGCATCTCAGAAGGCCATGCGTACGTTGTTATGGAAGCGAGGACCCTCAAATCCGGGGAGCGTCTGATCAAGCTGCGAAACCCCTGGGGAAAGGTTCGCAAAGGCATCTGGGAGGGCGCCTGGTCTGACGGGTCCAAGGAATGGACCATGGAAGTccaggaggagctcggccACCACTTTGGCAACGACTCTGTCTTCTGGATCAACTACGACGACTTCCTTCGCAAGTACCAGCACATCGACCGCACTAGGCTGTTCCGAGACCCCGCCTGGCGATGCGCCCAACGCTGGATCGGTGTTGAGGTGCCCTGGAAGTCGCAATTCAACGAGAAGTTCCAGATCAAGCTGTCTAAGGACGGGCCGCTTTGCCTGGTTCTGTCCCAGCTTGACACTAGATACTTCAAAGGGCTGCAGGGGCAGTATGTTTTCCGCATACACTTCCGCATCCACGAGCGTGGCCGCCCTGGTGCCGAGGATTACATCGTGCGCTCCCACGGAAACTACCTCATGGACCGATCCGTCTCCATCGAGCTGCCGGACATGCCCGCTGGAGAGTACAGCATCTTCATGAGTGTCacgggagagagagacacaagCTTGCCGTCTGTTGAAGACGTCGTCAAGCGTGAATGCCGAAAGCGTGTTGAAAACGACAAGCTGGTCCAGACTGGTTCAGCGTACGACCTGGCTCACAGCAAGGGCACGGCACACCTCCAAGAGGTTGCTCGCTTGCGCAAGCTCAAGGATCAACAGCGGGCTTCAGAGTCCCGTCAGAAGGAGCGCCGCAAGCTCTGGGAAAGGCGTCATTTGAACCGCGAAATCACCAAGAAGCAGACAAAGAAAAACAATGAGAAACGGGACCGCAGAAAGGCCAAAGCCGAGATAGAGGCTAAACAGGCCTCAGAggtgaaggagaaggaggagaaggaaacGAAGAAGGATGAGGCtgagaaggccaaggaccAGGCCGTCCAGACCGAGGATTTCAAAGAGAAGCCTGAGGAGTCGCCCAAAGAAGAGCCCAAGGAAGACAAGCCTGCTCAAACCGAGACTGAGCCCTCTGAAAAGAGTAAGGACTCAAGCGAGGAGACTGCCGACAAGCCTGCTTCCGATGACAAGTCTAAGGACAGTGCCGAGGGCGACTCCAAGACCGGTCCTCAAGATGATGCCAAGAAAGATACAGCCGACAAGCCCGTTGCCCAACCTGCGCCATCTCCACCACCAGCCGCGAAAGCCTACGACTCAGACGGCGACTCGTCAGACTCGCCGGTCGAGGACTGGGAGGAACTGTACAGTGACGACGACATGGTGAGAAAGCCACGTCTCGCTCCTGCAGGGCCGCCCAAAACCCGCGAAGAGCGCTACGAATCTGACGAGGAGGGCCTGCCCGATCCTTGGAACGCCATCTGCATCGTTGGCGTTCGCGTTTACTCCATGGACGAGGACCTGGAGGTCCGTGTTGTCATGGAaggcgacgagctcctcgagggtgGCAtgggcaagaagggcgaggcTGATCTCGACAATGCCCAGGTTAACGCTGGAGGGGAGCGTGAGAAGCTGGAGGCCGATGTCAAGGCTGAAGACACCCAGTTGGAGTCTTCAAAGGTGCAAGACGAGGCTCCGCCCAAGACTCTTGTCGACGAGAAAGAAGATGCAAAGGAGTCCGAGCGCGACAAGATGGACAACAAGGATGTGGCCAAGGAGGCGAACGAAGACTCCAAGTCTGAAAGAAGCGTCGATTCCGATAGAAGTGTCAACACTGATAAGACGGTTGACTCATCCGAGTACGACAAGTTGGACTCGGGAGCCTCGACGCCTGAGGTGGTTGCCACGCCCGAACCAACGCCTTTAGATACGCACAAAGAATTGTGCTAG
- a CDS encoding Nickel/cobalt efflux system, with translation MARFRVPFSSLPVPEPLRALPAPTVRIITLLIAVNVLIWAVAGVILHFHPALAPPAALSFVLGLRHALDADHISAIDLTTRRLIASGQRPVTVGTFFSLGHSTVVIITCVVVAATSGALRDRFDGFARVGNIVGTAVSAAFLLLLCAGNGWVLYKLIRRLRVVLDEERGSRKRGAAAQGHEMPAGEEQDEGNAAMDLKLEGEGFLASVFRKVFRVVDRPWKMFPLGILFGLGFDTSSEIAILGLSSVHGAQGTSIWLILIFPVLFTAGMCLLDTTDGALMMALYTSKAFSRDRVAILYYSIVLTGITVFVSAFIGAVQVLSLVANVAEPEGRFWDGVDAIGDHFDVIGGSICGLFVVVGLGSVLVYRPWRRRVEKRSEERAVLVPEEERGLGTGTGAGAGSSYGTVTAGGPTLKKGPVASEAAVQE, from the exons ATGGCGCGCTTCCGcgtccccttctcctcgctgCCCGTCCCGGAACCCCTGCGCGCTCtcccggcgccgacggtcCGCATCATCACcctcctcatcgccgtcaacgtCCTCATCTGGGctgtcgccggcgtcattCTGCACTTCCACCCGGCCCTCGCgccccccgccgccctctccttcgtcctcggcctgcgccacgccctcgacgccgaccaCATCTCGGCCATTGACCTCACGACCCGCCGCCTCATCGCCTCGGGCCAGCGCCCCGTCACCGTAGGcaccttcttctccctcggccacagcaccgtcgtcatcatcacctgcgtcgtcgtcgccgccaccagcGGCGCCCTGAGGGACCGCTTCGACGGCTTCGCCCGCGTCGGCAACATCGTTGGCACCGCCGTCAGCGCCGCcttcctgctcctgctgtGCGCCGGCAACGGCTGGGTGCTGTACAAGCTCATCAGGAGGCTGCGTGtcgtcctggacgaggagagggggagcaggaagaggggggCCGCGGCGCAGGGCCACGAGATGCCGGCTGGGGAGGAGCAGGACGAGGGCAACGCGGCGATGGATCTgaagctcgagggcgaggggtTCCTGGCGTCCGTCTTCAGGAAGGTGTTTCGCGTCGTCGACCGGCCGTGGAAGATGTTTCCTCTCGGGATCCTCTTCGGGCTGGGGTTCGACACGAGTTCCGAAAtcgccatcctcggcctctcgAGCGTGCACGGCGCCCAGGGGACGAGCATCTGGCTCATCCTCATCTTTCCCGTTCTCTTCACCG CCGGCATGTGCCTCCTCGACACcaccgacggcgccctcATGATGGCCCTCTACACCTCCAAGGCCTTCTCGCGCGACCGCGTCGCCATCCTCTACTACTCCATCGTCCTCACGGGCATCACCGTCTTTGTCTCGGccttcatcggcgccgtccagGTCCTGtccctcgtcgccaacgtcgccgagcccgagggCCGCTTCtgggacggcgtcgacgccatcggcgaCCACTTTGAtgtcatcggcggcagcatctgCGGGcttttcgtcgtcgtcgggctcggCTCCGTGCTGGTGTACCGtccgtggcggaggagggtcGAGAAGCGCAGCGAGGAGAGGGCGGTGCTCGTACccgaagaggagaggggctTGGGTACGGGCACGGGTGCGGGCGCCGGGTCGAGTTACGGTACTGTCACGGCTGGGGGGCCAACCTTGAAAAAGGGGCCTGTTGCCAGCGAGGCGGCTGTGCAGGAGTAG